The Cellulophaga sp. L1A9 genome window below encodes:
- a CDS encoding formylglycine-generating enzyme family protein, whose protein sequence is MKNLMSLIDPIRKISSVLFISFALSCNSQQQPTKEQKQILETAKTNFVFVEGGTFIMGNNNYHYTTLEHQVTLDSYSISKYETTFKEFDVYSKLNNKEKLAFEYRDVKEFSGNYGAKWMNWYEAQSYCQWLGEQLNLPIDLPTEAQWEYAARSRGLDVEHATDSGKIEGSFTEKRNYPVYDTIVGAYPPNPLGLYDMSGGRPEWTNDWLVGYSKDTLVNPRYDTIHNYEEKMVRGWHNLRYSVYSRGGSREPDNDGSGVGFRCACNQKTPIE, encoded by the coding sequence ATGAAAAACCTTATGTCCCTTATAGACCCTATTAGAAAAATAAGCAGTGTGTTATTTATAAGTTTTGCATTAAGCTGTAATTCACAACAACAACCTACAAAAGAGCAAAAACAAATTTTAGAAACTGCAAAAACTAATTTTGTTTTTGTAGAAGGGGGCACGTTTATTATGGGGAATAATAATTACCATTATACTACGCTGGAGCATCAAGTTACTTTAGATAGTTATTCTATAAGTAAATATGAAACAACTTTTAAAGAGTTTGATGTGTATTCAAAACTAAACAATAAAGAAAAATTAGCATTTGAATATCGGGATGTTAAAGAGTTTAGCGGTAATTATGGTGCAAAATGGATGAACTGGTACGAAGCGCAATCTTATTGTCAATGGTTAGGGGAACAACTTAATTTACCTATAGATTTACCAACAGAAGCCCAATGGGAATATGCTGCACGTAGCCGTGGCTTAGACGTTGAACATGCCACTGATAGTGGTAAAATAGAAGGAAGTTTTACAGAGAAAAGAAACTACCCTGTTTATGATACTATTGTTGGGGCCTACCCCCCAAACCCTTTAGGTTTATATGATATGTCTGGAGGTAGACCCGAATGGACTAATGATTGGCTAGTAGGTTATAGTAAAGATACCTTGGTAAATCCAAGATATGATACCATACATAATTATGAGGAGAAAATGGTCAGAGGGTGGCATAACTTAAGGTATTCGGTATATAGCAGAGGGGGTAGTAGAGAACCAGACAATGATGGTTCAGGTGTTGGTTTCCGTTGTGCTTGCAATCAAAAAACTCCTATAGAGTAA
- a CDS encoding SUMF1/EgtB/PvdO family nonheme iron enzyme: protein MRVKFSLILFCILFQSCNSQQQPTKEQKQILEDAKANFVFVEGGTFTMGKNGVSIAREHQVTLDSYSISKYETTWKEFDLYTALNNLELIYPNYRNQEDMGPNFGAVGMNWYQAQSYCQWLGKQLGLPIDLPTEAQWEFAARSRGLNVEHATDSGKIEGSFTEKRNYPAYDTIVGAYPPNPLGVYDMSGGRPEWTNDWAVIYPDKPIENPRYDTIDVRKDKIIRGFHSLYNSVYIRSSREPEQDGFGGGFRCACNQKTPIK from the coding sequence ATGCGTGTAAAATTCTCTTTAATCTTATTTTGCATACTTTTTCAAAGTTGTAATTCACAACAACAACCTACAAAAGAGCAAAAACAAATTTTAGAAGATGCAAAAGCTAATTTTGTATTTGTAGAAGGAGGTACTTTTACAATGGGTAAAAATGGTGTTTCAATTGCTAGGGAGCATCAAGTAACTTTAGATAGTTATTCTATAAGTAAATATGAAACAACATGGAAAGAGTTTGACTTGTACACAGCATTGAATAACTTAGAGCTTATTTATCCTAATTATAGAAATCAAGAAGATATGGGACCAAATTTTGGAGCTGTTGGCATGAATTGGTACCAAGCGCAATCATACTGTCAATGGTTAGGCAAGCAACTTGGTTTACCTATAGATTTACCAACCGAAGCTCAATGGGAATTTGCGGCACGTAGCCGCGGTTTAAATGTTGAACATGCTACTGATAGTGGTAAGATAGAAGGGAGTTTCACAGAGAAAAGAAACTACCCTGCTTATGATACTATAGTAGGGGCCTATCCTCCCAATCCTTTAGGAGTTTATGATATGTCTGGTGGTAGACCTGAATGGACTAACGATTGGGCGGTTATTTATCCAGATAAACCTATCGAAAATCCTAGATATGATACTATAGATGTTAGAAAAGATAAAATTATACGTGGGTTTCACTCCTTATATAATTCTGTGTATATACGTAGCTCAAGAGAACCTGAACAAGATGGTTTTGGCGGAGGTTTCCGTTGTGCTTGCAACCAAAAAACACCTATAAAGTAA
- a CDS encoding SUMF1/EgtB/PvdO family nonheme iron enzyme → MRVKFSLILFCILFQSCNSQKKATPEQEQILEAAKANFVFVEGGTFTMGKNGVSIAYEHDVTLDSYSISKYETTWEEFDLYFLLNEKEIINPQYRKNIEDYGPKYAAKKNTWFLAKAYCQWLGEQLDLPIDLPTEAQWEYAARSRGLDVEHATDSGIIEVGEDDNYGTDTPVGTYKPNPLGIYDMSGGRPEWTNDWLVLYPKEPITNPRYDTIDVRKDKIIRGFHSLYNSVYIRSSREPEQDGFGGGFRCACNQKTPIK, encoded by the coding sequence ATGCGCGTAAAATTCTCTTTAATCTTATTTTGCATACTTTTTCAAAGTTGTAATTCACAAAAAAAAGCAACCCCAGAACAAGAGCAAATTTTAGAAGCGGCAAAAGCTAATTTTGTATTTGTAGAAGGGGGCACATTTACGATGGGTAAAAATGGAGTTTCAATTGCTTACGAACATGATGTTACATTAGACAGTTATTCGATAAGTAAGTACGAAACAACTTGGGAAGAATTTGATTTGTATTTTTTATTAAATGAAAAAGAAATAATCAATCCACAATATAGAAAAAATATAGAGGATTACGGACCTAAATATGCAGCAAAAAAAAACACATGGTTTTTAGCTAAAGCGTATTGTCAATGGTTAGGGGAACAACTAGATTTACCTATAGACTTACCAACAGAAGCTCAATGGGAATATGCAGCGCGTAGCCGTGGTTTAGACGTTGAGCATGCTACAGATAGTGGGATTATTGAAGTAGGTGAGGATGATAACTACGGGACAGATACACCTGTTGGTACTTATAAACCTAACCCATTAGGTATTTATGATATGTCTGGTGGTAGACCTGAATGGACCAATGATTGGCTTGTTTTGTACCCGAAAGAACCTATTACCAATCCAAGGTACGATACTATAGATGTTAGAAAAGATAAAATTATACGTGGGTTTCACTCCTTATATAATTCTGTGTATATACGTAGCTCAAGAGAACCTGAACAAGATGGTTTTGGCGGAGGTTTCCGTTGTGCTTGCAACCAAAAAACACCTATAAAGTAA
- a CDS encoding SUMF1/EgtB/PvdO family nonheme iron enzyme — protein sequence MRVKFSLILFCILFQSCNSQKKATPEQEQILEAAKANFVFVEGGTFTMGKNGVSIAYEHDVTLDSYSISKYETTWEEFDLYHIMNDLEIINPHHRGKIKDYGPNYAAKKNTWFLAKSYCQWLGEQLDLPIDLPTEAQWEYAARSRGLNVEHATDSGIIEVGEDDNYGTDTPVGTYQPNPLGIYDMSGGRPEWTNDWAVIYPDKPIENPRYDTIDVRKDKIIRGFHSLYNSVYIRSSREPEQDGFGGGFRCVCNQKTPIK from the coding sequence ATGCGCGTAAAATTCTCTTTAATCTTATTTTGCATACTTTTTCAAAGTTGTAATTCACAAAAAAAAGCAACCCCAGAACAAGAGCAAATTTTAGAAGCGGCAAAAGCTAATTTTGTATTTGTAGAAGGGGGCACATTTACGATGGGTAAAAATGGAGTTTCAATTGCTTACGAACATGATGTTACATTAGACAGTTATTCGATAAGTAAGTACGAAACAACTTGGGAGGAATTTGATTTGTATCATATTATGAATGATTTAGAAATAATTAACCCACATCATCGAGGTAAAATAAAAGATTATGGACCTAATTATGCAGCTAAAAAAAACACATGGTTCTTAGCTAAATCTTATTGTCAATGGTTAGGGGAACAACTTGATTTGCCTATAGATTTACCAACAGAAGCCCAATGGGAATATGCAGCACGTAGTCGTGGATTAAATGTTGAGCATGCTACAGATAGTGGGATTATTGAAGTAGGTGAGGATGATAATTACGGGACAGATACACCAGTTGGCACCTATCAGCCTAACCCTTTAGGGATTTACGATATGTCTGGTGGTAGACCTGAATGGACTAACGATTGGGCGGTTATTTATCCAGATAAACCTATCGAAAATCCTAGATATGATACTATAGATGTTAGAAAAGATAAAATTATACGTGGGTTTCACTCCTTATATAATTCTGTGTATATACGTAGCTCAAGAGAACCTGAGCAAGATGGCTTTGGTGGAGGCTTTCGTTGTGTATGCAATCAAAAAACACCTATAAAGTAA
- a CDS encoding SUMF1/EgtB/PvdO family nonheme iron enzyme produces MRVKLFLLLFCILFQSCNSQKKATPEQEQILEEAKANFVFVEGGTFTMGKKGVSIAYEHEVTLDSYSISKYETTWEEFDLYHIMNDLEIINPHHRGKIKDYGPNYAAKKNTWFLAKSYCQWLGEQLNLPIDLPTEAQWEYAARSRGLNIEHATDSGIIEVGEDDNYGTDTPVGTYQPNPLGIYDMSGGRAEWTNDWLALYSKEPVVNPRFDSIVSGTVKVIRGFHSLNNSVYIRSSREPEQDGFGGGFRCVCNQKTEIE; encoded by the coding sequence ATGCGTGTAAAATTGTTTTTGCTCTTATTTTGCATACTTTTTCAAAGTTGTAACTCGCAAAAAAAGGCAACACCAGAACAGGAGCAAATTTTAGAAGAAGCAAAAGCTAATTTTGTTTTTGTAGAAGGAGGTACGTTTACAATGGGTAAAAAAGGTGTTTCAATTGCGTATGAACATGAGGTTACATTAGACAGTTACTCGATAAGTAAGTACGAAACAACTTGGGAGGAATTTGATTTGTATCATATTATGAATGATTTAGAAATAATTAACCCACATCATCGAGGTAAAATAAAAGATTATGGACCTAATTATGCAGCTAAAAAAAACACATGGTTCTTAGCTAAATCTTATTGTCAATGGTTAGGGGAACAACTTAATTTACCTATAGATTTACCAACAGAAGCCCAATGGGAATATGCAGCACGTAGCCGTGGATTAAATATTGAGCATGCTACAGATAGTGGGATTATTGAAGTAGGTGAGGATGATAATTACGGGACAGATACACCAGTTGGCACCTATCAGCCTAACCCTTTAGGGATTTACGATATGTCTGGAGGTAGAGCTGAGTGGACCAATGATTGGTTAGCGTTATATTCAAAAGAACCTGTTGTAAACCCTAGGTTTGATAGCATAGTTTCTGGTACTGTAAAAGTAATTCGTGGGTTTCACTCCTTAAATAATTCTGTGTATATACGTAGCTCTAGAGAGCCTGAACAAGATGGCTTTGGCGGAGGTTTTCGTTGTGTATGCAATCAAAAAACAGAAATAGAGTAA
- a CDS encoding toxin-antitoxin system YwqK family antitoxin — protein MKKIIISVFCVLFCTYYINAQSIRNGTVQHPVLGKISLKKIYDKDLEEYIFVGKGEYQNKEFGKGSYIINYFDDGSLGSWTEEYKHPKNGKTTIYHDYYRKIENYTNKEGLKVEKNTTYDSEGLLKSTANLIDGRKEGKQFEYGSNNELYIVENYVKGKKEGIQYRYHPNGELSNEQNFLDGKMFGPYKVFYDNKKLNEQGSYDVDGKLDGDFYAYTKDGKCIEKGKYVHGIKFGEWEERMRSNDHLFEYQAICTYTKDSATCVEKKFYVNNNSNELQKIVNFKKVNEEGKREYIKPDYSDDNYGIVKHGLYKELYANRVLEEGNYQNGKKIGKWKSYYRNGNLHISANYYKGLNDGIWNYYNEDGTLSSTDKYHKGEETEYVKPNIQILIGGFIFIFLVIILVLKDKKLQNTKLENTNQLKVNRLLLSSCILILYVANIPFLEDTIHSIFDTPFGWSKLVPVTGLSILLITTIFFSLVNKPSLKHILLGVFGFLFIWFLVAIVAAFFSEFLVYLASNFPYIYDDEPFIAIYAFCIACFSGLLFIVKYWNIKNEISYLHFFIVSFILNIIVSYVITNPSLDDIEVNYDDITVVFLLNYLIVMCFLSFSAINNLKYTQKFKKPVVTFLVGIFIFSILLIGYKYIDPFETDCEKVIGMENYLEDISDELKEDSSSLNKEYNEKYSLELNVDIGITATKSIKELEVFDKKINYLNSVIREDYSKALKTEIIDCSLVLKQHAELKELSIQRAEKLLKLYKIELRDKFEEEKQPENRSKF, from the coding sequence ATGAAAAAAATAATTATTAGTGTATTTTGTGTTTTATTTTGTACCTATTATATTAATGCGCAAAGCATTAGAAATGGCACAGTTCAACATCCTGTATTGGGGAAAATTTCGCTAAAAAAAATATATGACAAAGATTTAGAAGAATATATTTTTGTAGGAAAGGGTGAATACCAAAATAAAGAATTTGGTAAAGGGAGCTATATTATTAATTATTTTGATGATGGTAGCCTTGGTTCATGGACAGAAGAATACAAACATCCGAAAAATGGAAAAACTACGATTTATCATGACTATTATCGTAAAATTGAAAATTATACAAATAAAGAGGGTTTAAAAGTAGAAAAAAATACAACTTATGATAGTGAAGGTTTACTTAAAAGTACAGCAAATTTAATTGATGGTAGAAAAGAAGGAAAACAATTTGAATATGGTTCTAATAATGAACTATATATAGTAGAAAACTATGTAAAAGGAAAAAAAGAAGGAATACAATATCGCTATCACCCAAATGGAGAGCTTTCTAATGAACAAAATTTTTTAGATGGAAAAATGTTTGGTCCATATAAAGTATTTTATGACAACAAGAAATTAAATGAACAAGGGAGTTATGATGTAGATGGGAAATTAGATGGTGATTTCTATGCATATACAAAAGATGGTAAATGCATAGAAAAAGGAAAATATGTACATGGCATAAAGTTTGGAGAGTGGGAAGAGAGAATGCGTTCAAATGATCATTTGTTTGAATATCAAGCTATATGTACATATACTAAAGATTCAGCTACCTGTGTTGAAAAAAAATTCTATGTTAATAACAATTCAAACGAGCTACAAAAAATTGTAAACTTTAAAAAAGTAAACGAGGAAGGAAAAAGAGAATACATTAAGCCAGACTATAGTGATGATAATTATGGAATAGTAAAACATGGACTTTATAAAGAACTTTATGCAAATAGAGTGCTGGAAGAAGGAAATTATCAAAACGGTAAAAAAATAGGTAAATGGAAATCATATTATAGAAATGGAAATCTACACATTTCCGCAAACTATTATAAAGGTTTAAATGACGGTATTTGGAACTATTATAATGAGGATGGCACACTGTCATCCACTGATAAGTATCACAAGGGTGAGGAAACTGAATACGTAAAGCCAAATATTCAAATATTAATTGGAGGTTTTATTTTTATTTTTTTAGTGATAATTCTTGTTCTAAAAGACAAGAAATTACAAAACACTAAATTAGAGAATACAAATCAGCTAAAAGTAAATAGATTATTATTAAGTTCATGTATTCTAATACTATATGTGGCAAATATTCCTTTTTTAGAAGATACAATCCATTCTATATTTGATACACCATTTGGTTGGTCCAAACTAGTTCCTGTTACGGGTTTGAGTATTTTGCTAATCACAACAATCTTTTTTTCACTAGTAAATAAACCAAGTTTAAAGCATATTCTATTAGGTGTTTTTGGATTTTTATTTATTTGGTTTCTAGTAGCAATAGTAGCAGCTTTCTTTAGTGAATTTTTAGTTTATTTGGCAAGTAATTTTCCTTATATATACGATGATGAACCATTTATAGCTATTTATGCTTTTTGTATCGCTTGTTTTTCGGGATTATTATTTATAGTCAAATATTGGAATATAAAAAATGAAATTAGCTACCTGCATTTTTTTATCGTTTCATTTATTTTAAACATAATTGTCAGTTATGTTATTACCAACCCATCATTAGATGATATAGAGGTGAATTATGACGATATAACAGTTGTGTTTTTATTAAACTATTTAATTGTGATGTGTTTTCTAAGTTTTAGTGCTATAAATAATTTGAAATACACTCAAAAATTTAAAAAACCAGTAGTAACGTTCTTAGTTGGTATTTTTATTTTTTCCATTTTATTGATAGGATATAAATATATTGACCCTTTTGAGACTGATTGTGAAAAAGTAATTGGTATGGAGAATTATTTAGAAGATATTTCAGATGAATTAAAAGAAGATTCCTCGAGTTTAAATAAAGAGTATAATGAAAAATATAGCCTTGAGTTGAATGTGGATATTGGTATAACTGCCACGAAGAGTATTAAAGAGTTAGAGGTTTTTGATAAAAAAATAAATTATTTAAATAGTGTTATACGAGAAGACTACAGTAAAGCTTTGAAGACTGAAATAATAGACTGTAGTTTAGTTTTAAAACAACATGCAGAATTAAAAGAGTTATCTATCCAGCGCGCAGAAAAGCTTTTAAAGCTTTACAAAATTGAATTACGTGATAAGTTTGAAGAGGAAAAGCAACCCGAGAACAGGAGCAAATTTTAG
- a CDS encoding DKNYY domain-containing protein, with amino-acid sequence MENSKKIILFSILLSAFIFHLLYGSNFYKPETFSTGHNDYLIINRNKTKDSVELLNQHTSIGNKQDTVKCKNDPAVYTEVVAGLLYKDNNSDIFLKRQREIIKSPFGGELSKCQKFPFSFNKSVGTLNDSIAFLKDVVDIGSFSKLEHSDVYFYDKNYMYVYRDYPVCYPPFYQIEINKKYARILDADYIKDLNKVYWKGLEIENADANSFTTKIVADKEGKPFTIVHDNKQIYFFAEPMNLERFNNLPLPKKTLDAVRKTFYK; translated from the coding sequence ATGGAGAATTCAAAGAAAATAATATTATTTTCAATATTACTTTCCGCTTTTATTTTTCATTTATTATATGGTAGTAATTTTTATAAACCAGAGACTTTTTCAACAGGTCATAATGATTACTTAATAATAAATCGAAATAAGACTAAGGATAGTGTTGAATTATTAAATCAACATACTTCTATAGGTAATAAGCAAGATACAGTTAAATGTAAAAATGATCCAGCGGTATATACTGAAGTGGTTGCAGGTTTATTATATAAAGATAATAATTCGGATATTTTTCTAAAGCGCCAACGTGAAATAATAAAAAGCCCATTTGGCGGAGAGTTATCAAAGTGTCAAAAATTTCCATTTTCTTTTAACAAATCTGTGGGGACCTTAAATGATTCTATTGCTTTTTTGAAAGATGTGGTTGATATAGGTTCTTTTAGTAAGTTGGAGCATAGTGATGTATATTTTTATGATAAAAATTACATGTATGTTTATCGAGACTACCCTGTTTGTTACCCTCCTTTTTATCAAATAGAAATTAATAAAAAGTATGCCCGTATTCTTGATGCCGACTACATTAAAGATTTAAATAAAGTTTATTGGAAAGGTCTTGAAATTGAAAATGCTGACGCCAACTCTTTCACTACTAAAATAGTAGCAGATAAAGAAGGCAAACCGTTTACCATTGTACATGATAATAAGCAAATTTATTTTTTTGCTGAGCCTATGAATCTGGAACGTTTTAATAATTTACCATTGCCTAAGAAAACCTTGGACGCAGTTCGAAAAACGTTTTATAAATAG
- a CDS encoding DUF3592 domain-containing protein has protein sequence MKGDVVATSVFCLILLAGGTFLYFSISRTIETVNFIQNSELTTGYISGFEVAYNTNTSDSSSDTRYTQVLFVDNRGANVYIRSSSSSSFTTDRIGDEVEVRYITGRSNEARIASFFLDMWGLTLLFGLFGIVFTAPGIIFVWNALYDVITNLTSK, from the coding sequence ATGAAAGGAGACGTAGTAGCTACTAGTGTATTCTGCTTAATTCTACTTGCTGGGGGTACATTTCTTTATTTTTCTATAAGTCGTACTATTGAAACGGTAAATTTTATTCAAAACTCTGAACTGACAACAGGATACATTAGCGGGTTTGAGGTAGCCTATAATACAAATACTAGTGATAGTTCTTCTGATACTAGGTACACTCAAGTGTTGTTCGTTGATAATAGAGGGGCAAATGTTTATATTCGCTCTTCCAGTTCAAGTTCTTTTACTACAGATAGAATAGGAGACGAAGTTGAAGTACGCTATATTACAGGAAGAAGCAACGAAGCTCGGATTGCTAGCTTTTTCTTAGATATGTGGGGCTTAACACTTTTATTTGGTTTGTTTGGAATAGTTTTTACTGCTCCGGGAATAATTTTTGTTTGGAATGCACTTTATGATGTTATTACTAATTTAACTTCTAAGTGA
- a CDS encoding homogentisate 1,2-dioxygenase produces the protein MPLYHKQGKIPQKRHTIFKKPDGTLHYEQLFGTIGFDGMSSLMYHLHRPTQIKEVGDSIDISPKAAVEHNIKSRLLKGFQVQPVDDYLESRVTVLFNNDVHVGLAAPKKSMTAYFYKNTDADELLFIHKGTGTLKTMLGEIPFEYGDYLVIPRGMIYQIHFDTEENRLLVTESYHPIYTPKRYRNYFGQHLEHSPFCERDFKLPENLQSYDEKGEFLMKVKKQGQLHHLTYATHPFDVVGWDGYNFPYGFSIHNFEPITGRVHQPPPVHQTFETSAFVVCSFVPRLYDYHPQSIPAPYNHSNIDSDEVLYYVDGDFMSRKSVDQGYISLHPAGIPHGPHPGTYEASIGKSKTEELAVMIDTFKPLKLTQAALDIDDGKYYKSWME, from the coding sequence ATGCCGCTGTATCATAAACAAGGAAAAATACCTCAAAAGAGACATACTATTTTTAAAAAACCTGATGGGACTTTGCATTACGAACAATTGTTTGGCACCATTGGTTTTGACGGAATGTCTTCTTTAATGTATCATTTACACAGACCTACTCAGATAAAAGAGGTGGGTGATTCTATTGATATTTCTCCGAAAGCAGCAGTAGAACATAATATTAAGTCGCGCTTATTAAAAGGCTTTCAAGTACAACCTGTAGATGATTATTTAGAGAGTAGAGTTACGGTGCTATTTAATAACGATGTACATGTAGGGTTGGCAGCACCAAAAAAATCGATGACGGCGTATTTTTACAAGAATACAGATGCAGATGAATTATTATTTATTCATAAAGGTACGGGCACACTAAAGACTATGCTTGGTGAAATTCCGTTTGAATATGGTGATTATTTGGTCATACCTCGTGGGATGATTTATCAAATACATTTTGATACTGAGGAGAATCGACTTTTGGTGACAGAAAGTTATCACCCTATTTATACGCCTAAAAGATACCGTAACTATTTCGGACAGCATTTAGAACATTCTCCATTTTGTGAGCGTGATTTTAAACTGCCGGAAAACCTACAATCGTATGACGAAAAGGGTGAATTTTTAATGAAAGTGAAAAAGCAAGGACAATTGCATCATTTAACCTATGCAACACATCCTTTTGATGTGGTTGGTTGGGATGGTTATAATTTTCCTTACGGATTTTCTATCCATAATTTTGAGCCCATAACAGGGAGAGTGCATCAACCGCCACCAGTACATCAAACTTTTGAAACCAGCGCTTTTGTGGTATGTTCTTTTGTGCCAAGATTGTATGATTATCATCCGCAATCAATACCAGCGCCCTATAATCATTCTAATATAGATTCTGATGAGGTACTCTATTATGTAGATGGTGATTTTATGAGCAGAAAGAGTGTAGATCAAGGCTATATTTCATTGCATCCTGCAGGCATACCTCACGGTCCGCACCCGGGAACCTACGAAGCTAGTATCGGGAAATCTAAAACCGAAGAATTAGCGGTAATGATTGATACCTTTAAGCCACTGAAATTAACGCAAGCGGCTCTAGATATTGATGATGGTAAGTATTATAAATCTTGGATGGAATAG
- a CDS encoding DUF2188 domain-containing protein — MSKKIIYTKKLGNKVAVSAKPDVLRKFHVINSVGRKWAVVADGSTLPTKVFTTKFKAIEFATKTACKIEGEVVIHKNTGEIEKRFSVAK; from the coding sequence ATGTCAAAAAAAATAATATATACAAAGAAACTTGGCAATAAAGTAGCTGTGTCAGCGAAACCAGATGTTTTACGGAAATTTCACGTGATTAATAGTGTTGGTAGAAAATGGGCTGTAGTGGCAGATGGCAGTACTCTTCCAACTAAAGTATTTACTACAAAATTTAAAGCGATTGAATTTGCAACGAAAACTGCTTGTAAAATTGAAGGTGAGGTTGTAATTCATAAAAATACTGGAGAAATCGAAAAACGATTTTCTGTAGCAAAATAA
- the hutG gene encoding formimidoylglutamase, protein MLAYKKTPPELWSGRTSEQKLYLHEKVHCSAIDDITRAKNQKTIALLGYACDEGVKRNQGRIGAAKGPDAIRQSLGKFPNHLADDMELLDCGTILCREGKMEQAQEDLSQTIAQLLSLNTFPIVLGGGHDIAFGHYQGIKKHLGNKKIGIINFDAHFDLRRNTTGNTSGTPFYQIAQECQKEGAVFNYMCLGIRRDANDKTLFETADSLNVKYLETAHFNMHYLEHVQLILMQFIEDVDYVYTTLDLDGFSSAYAPGVSAPSPMGFAPNIVLESLRVIMDSKKLISLDIAEMNPTYDSDGQTAKLAASLVHFVMHGF, encoded by the coding sequence ATGTTGGCATACAAAAAAACACCCCCCGAATTATGGTCTGGCAGAACCTCTGAACAAAAACTCTACTTACACGAAAAAGTACACTGCAGTGCTATTGATGACATAACACGAGCAAAAAATCAAAAAACAATTGCCTTATTAGGCTATGCTTGTGATGAAGGTGTAAAAAGAAATCAAGGTAGAATTGGCGCTGCAAAAGGCCCAGACGCTATTCGTCAGTCTTTAGGTAAATTTCCAAATCATTTAGCAGATGACATGGAATTATTAGATTGTGGTACGATTCTTTGCCGAGAGGGTAAAATGGAGCAAGCGCAAGAAGATTTATCTCAAACCATAGCGCAATTACTATCCTTAAATACATTCCCTATTGTATTGGGTGGCGGACATGATATTGCTTTCGGGCATTACCAAGGCATAAAAAAACACTTAGGAAACAAAAAAATTGGGATTATAAATTTTGACGCACATTTTGATTTAAGACGGAATACTACCGGGAATACTTCTGGCACTCCGTTTTATCAGATTGCGCAAGAATGCCAAAAAGAAGGTGCCGTTTTCAATTATATGTGCTTAGGCATTCGCAGAGATGCAAATGATAAAACATTATTTGAAACAGCCGATTCATTAAACGTAAAATATCTAGAAACGGCACATTTTAATATGCACTATTTAGAGCATGTGCAACTCATCTTAATGCAATTTATCGAAGACGTAGATTATGTCTATACTACCCTAGATTTAGACGGATTTTCATCTGCCTATGCTCCAGGAGTAAGCGCACCATCTCCTATGGGATTTGCCCCCAATATTGTTTTAGAAAGCCTCAGAGTAATTATGGATAGTAAAAAACTAATTAGCCTAGATATTGCAGAAATGAACCCTACCTATGATAGCGATGGGCAAACGGCTAAATTAGCCGCCTCACTAGTGCACTTTGTGATGCATGGTTTTTGA